From the genome of Pseudonocardia sp. EC080619-01:
GTCCCCGGACCAGCGGGTTCACCCTGCTGCTGGTCGACGTGAAGGAGGCCGTCGCCGCCGGGACGCTGCGGTACACGCCGATCCCGAAGATGGGCTCGAACGTCGTGACCTCCAGCCAGGTCTTCCTCGACGGCGTCCGCGTCCCGGAGAACCACGTGATCGGCGAGGTCGACGCCGGTTTCGCGGTGCTGTGGGACGTGCTCAACCCGGAGCGGATCCTCGCCGCCGCGGGCGGGGTCGGGTCCGCCGACGCCGCGCTCGACGTCGCCGTCCGCTACGCCCGCGACCGCGAGGTGTTCGGCCGCCCGATCGGCGCCAACCAGGCCGTGCAGTTCCCGCTGGCCCAGATCAAGGCGAAGACCGAGCTGGGCAGGCTGATGACCTACAAGGCCGCGTGGCTCTACGACCAGGGACAGCCCTGCCACGCGGAGACCAGCATCGCGAAGCTGACCGGCGCCCAGGTCGGCTGGGAGGCGGCCGAGCGGGCGTTCCAGACGTTCGGCGGGATGGCCTACTCCAAGGAGTACCCGGTGGAGCGGCTGTTCCGGGATGCCCGCATCGCGCGGAACATCCCGGTGTCCGAGGAGCTGGTGCTCGCCCACATCGGGACCCAGGTCCTCGGACTCCCGCGGAGCTACTGACCGAGCAGCTTCTTCTGCACCTTGCCCATCGGGTTGCGGGGCAGCGCGTCGACGAACACGACCTCGCGCGGCCGCTTGTGCCAGGACAGCTGCGACGCGACGTGGTCGATGAGCGCCTCCGCCGTGCCCTCACCGACGACGAAGGCGACGATCCGCTGGCCCAGGTCCGGGTCCGGGGCCCCGACGACGGCGACCTCGGCGACCCCGGGGTGGTCCATCAGCACGGCCTCGATCTCGCCGGACCCGATCCGGTACCCGCCGGACTTGATCAGGTCGGTGGACTCGCGGCCGACGATGCGGTGGAACCCGCCCGGCTCGCGTACGGCGAGGTTGCCGGTGCGGAACCAGCCGTCGCCCGCCCAGCACTCGTCGTTCGCGTCGGGGCGGTTGAGGTAGCCGCCGAACAGCATCGGGCCGCGGACCTCGAGCCGCCCGACCGTCTCGCCGTCGTCGGGGACCTCGCCGGTCTCGCCGTCGGCCGCGGGCAGCAGCCGGGTCTCCGCGCCGGGGACCGGCATCCCGACCCAGCCCGCGCGCCGCTCGCCGGACGCCCGTGCGCTCAGCGTGATCATGGTCTCGGTCATGCCGTACCGCTCGACCGGCGCCTGCCCGGTCAGACCGGCGATCCGCTCGAACAGCGTCGCCGGCAGCGGCGCGCTGCCCGAGACCAGCAGCCGGGCCCGGCCGAGCGCCCGCGCCGACTCCGGGTCCTCCACGATCCGGTTCCAGACCGTCGGGACGCCGAAGTACATCGTCCCGCCGGCCGCGGCGTAGCGGGCCGGCTGCGGCTTCACCGTGTGCACCACCCGCGAGCCGCGGCGCAGCGCCCCGAGCACGCCGAGGATCAGGCCGTGCACGTGGAACAGGGGGAGACCGTGCACGACCGTGTCGTCCGGGGTCCAGTCCCAGACGTCGAACAGGCCGTCCAGGCCGGACGCGATGGCCCGGCCGGAGAGCTGAGCGCCCTTCGGGGCGCCGGTGGTCCCCGAGGTGTAGAGCAGCATCGCCGTGCGCTCGGGATCGATCTCGCGGAGGGAGACCGCGGCGCCGCCCGGGACGACCGCGGGCAGGTCGACGCCGTCGGGACGGTCCCCGGCCCACGCCGTCGCACCGGAGTCGCGCAGCACGTGGCCGCGCTCGGCCGGCCCGGAGTCCGGGGGGACCGGCACCACGGGGACGCCGGCCAGGATGCAGCCCGTGACCGCGACGACGGTGTCGAGCGACGCCGTCGCGTGCACCGCGACCGGGCCGTCACCGGGGATGCCCGCGGCGAACCGGCCGGCGCGGTCGACCAGCTCCGCGCGGGACACCGCCTCGTCGCCGACGACGACGGCACGGTCGAGGTCGTGACCCGAGGTGAGCGAGGTGAGGAACAACTGCGAACTCCTGACGTGACGGTTAGACGGCCATCGCGGGCAGCACGAGCGCACCGACCAGCGCGAGCGGGCCGATCACGACCATGGACAGGCCCCAGCGGGTCAGCAGCGCGGTCATCCGCGGCCGCTCGTCGGGGTCGACGGTGGTCGCGACCAGCGTCGCACCCACCGTGGAGAACGGCGACACGTCCACGATGGACGAGCAGACGCCGAGCGCGCAGATCAGGGCCCAGCCCGGGAGGCCGCCCTGCTGGACCAGCGGGATCGCGAGCGGGACGAGCGCGGCGAGGATGCCGGTCGTCGACGCGAACGCCGACACCAGCCCGCAGACCGCGCAGATCACGAACGCGGCGAGCAGCGGCACGGTGAGCTGCGCAGCGAGGTCGCCGAGCAGGTCGACCGCACCGATCTCCTGCAGCACGCCGACGTAGGTGATGATCCCGCCGACGAGCAGCACGGTCGACCAGTCGATCTCCTTCAGCGCGCCGCGACCGTGGTCGGGGTCGATGAGGGTGAGGGCCGCGCCGAAGGCGAAGGCGAGGACACCGACGTCGGGCTCGTTGCCGAGCACCGCGAGCACGACGACGGCCGCGACCAGGCCCAGCATCGCCGTCACCGTGATCAGGTGGATCGCCCGGAACGGCTCGCGAGCGACCGGCGGCTCGTCGTCCCCGAGCTCCGGACCGGCGCCCCCACCGGTGGTGACGGCCGTCCGGGACCGGCTGCGGGAGCCGAACATCAGGTACGACACGGCCAGCAGCACCAGGTTCGCGACGATCGCGACCGCGAACAGGGCCAGCGGGTTCAGCGGGATCCCCGCCGTGTTCGCGGTGCCCCAGGTGACGATGCCGAACAGCGACGTCGGCGCGAAACCGCCCGCGGAGAGCCCGGTGCCGATCGCGAGCGCCATCAGCATCGGGTCGATCCCGCGGCGGTGCGCGACCGACATGCCGATCGGGGCCATGACCAGACCGCCCAGCGGCGAGCCCATCGCCGAGACGACGCCGGTGAGCACGAAGAACGTCAGCGGCAGCGCGCCGCTGCGGTCGCCCACCACGACCAGTGCCCGGTCCACGAGACGGCCGATCGTGCCGTTGGCCTTGGCGATCCCGAAGAAGAACGTGACGCCGACCAGCAGGATCAGGATGTCGACCGGGAACCCCGAGACGATGTCGTCGAGGGCCAGGCCGGCGACGAGCAGGCCCATCCCGGCGGCGGCCGCGAACATCACGATGCCGATGTGCGAGCGCCGGACCTCGGCGATCACGAACACCGCCGCGAACACCGCCAGCGCGATGATCTGTACCGCCACGTGCCTACCCCCGTTGGTATGCGTCCTTGTCGTATCGGTCCATCAGATGGCACAGTGGTTCGCTGAATGGACCGACGATGGGACCGTAATCACTCGTCCGTGAGGGGTCAAGCAGTGGCGGCGACGAACAGCGTGGTCTCGGCGGTGCGGGTGATCGAGGCCGTCGGCCAGCGGCAGCCGATCGGCCTGTCCGATCTCGCCCGGGCCGTCGGGCTGCCGAAGTCCACGGTGCAGCGGACGCTGCTGACGCTGGCCGAGGTCGGCTGGTGCACCACCGACGACGTGTCGCGCTGGCGGCTGACCTACCGCGCGTTCGCGGTCGGGAACCAGGCCCGCGACGCCGGCGGCCTGCGCGACCGCGCGCTGCCCGTGCTGCACGAGCTGCAGCTCGTCACGGGGGAGACGATCCACCTGGCGGCACCGGACGGCCGGGACCTCGTCCTCATCGAGCGGCTCGACACCGCGCACCGGCTGCGTGCGTTCCTGCCGCTGGGCCACCGGATCCCGCTGCACGCCTCGGCGACCGGGCAGGCGTACCTCGCCGCGTGCCCCGACGCCGAGATCGACGCCTACCTGCAGGGGCCGCTGCCGCCCTCCACCCGGTTCACGGTCACCGACCCGGACACGCTGCGGGACCGGCTGGCCGGTGTCCGTGAGCGCGGGTGGTCGGTGAACCCGGAGGGGCTCTCCGACGGCATCGCGGCGGTGGGGGCGGCGATCGTCGGGACCGACGGCCGTCCGGTCGGCTCGCTGTCGGTGTCCGGCCCGACCGTCCGGATGACCGCCGACGTGTTCGACGACCACGGCCGCGCCGCCGTCGACGCGGCCCGGCGGATCTCCCGCGAGCTCGGTGCCCCGGGCTGACCCGCCCGACGCGACGGAGCCCGCCACCCCGGGACGGGGGGACGGGCTCCGCGTGTGGTGGTGTGCGCGTCAGCTCTTCAGCATGCCCCGGAGGACGTACTGCAGGATGCCGCCGTTGCGGTAGTAGTCCGCCTCACCGGGGGTGTCGATGCGGACCTTGGCGTCGAACTCGACGGTCTCGCCCGACGTCTTCGTGGCGGTCACGTGCACCGACTTCGGGGTCTTCCCGTCGTTCAGCTCGGTGATGCCCGCGACGTCGAAGGTCTCGGTGCCGTCCAGCCCGAGGCTCCGGGCCGACTCGCCCTCCGGGAACTGCAGCGGGATGACACCCATGCCGATCAGGTTCGACCGGTGGATCCGCTCGAAGGACTCGACGATCACGGCCTTGACGCCCAGGAGCGCGGTGCCCTTGGCCGCCCAGTCGCGCGACGACCCGGAGCCGTACTCCTTGCCGCCGAGCACGACCAGCGGGGTGTCCTGGGCGGCGTAGTTCTGTGCGGCGTCGTAGATGAACGCCTGCGGCGCGCCGTCCTGGGTGAAGTCCCGCGTGTAGCCACCGGAGACGTCGTCCAGGAGCAGGTTGCGCAGCCGGATGTTCGCGAACGTGCCGCGGATCATCACCTCGTGGTTGCCGCGCCGCGAGCCGAAGGAGTTGTAGTCCTTCTTCTCGATGCCGTTCTCGTCGAGGTACTGCGCGGCCGGGGTGCCCGGCTTGATCGCGCCGGCCGGCGAGATGTGGTCGGTGGTGACCGAGTCGCCGAGCAGGGCGAGCACCCGGGCACCGGCGATGTCGGAGACCGGCGACGGCTCGGAGGCCATGCCCTCGAAGTACGGGGGCTTCCGGACGTAGGTGGACTGCTGGTCCCACTCGAAGGTCTGCCCCTCCGGGGTGGGCAGCGCGCGCCAGCGCTCGTCGCCGCGGAAGACGTCGGAGTAGTTCTTGGTGAACATGTCCGAGTCGATCGCGGAGTCGACGACCGAGGTGATGTCCTCGCTCGACGGCCAGATGTCGCGCAGGAAGACGTCCGTGCCGTCCGAGCCCTGCCCGAGGGGCTGGGCCTCGAAGTCGAAGTCCATCGTCCCGGCCAGCGCGTAGGCGATGACCAGCGGCGGGGATGCCAGGTAGTTCATCTTGACGTCCGGGTTGATCCGGCCCTCGAAGTTCCGGTTGCCCGACAGCACCGACACGACGGTGAGGTCGTTGTCGTTGACCGCCTGCGAGATCTCCTCCGGCAGCGGGCCGGAGTTGCCGATGCAGGTGGTGCAGCCGTAGCCGACCAGGTTGTAGCCGAGCTTGTCGAGGTAGGGCCAGAGGCCGGCCTTCTCGTAGTAGTCGGTCACGACCTGCGAGCCCGGGGCCATCGAGGTCTTGACCCACGGCTTGGTGGTCAGGCCCTTGTCGACCGCGTTCTTGGCCAGCAGCGCGGCGCCGAGCATGACGCTCGGGTTCGAGGTGTTGGTGCAGGAGGTGATCGAGGCGATCACGACCGCGCCGTGGTCGAGCACGAACTCGCCGCGCGAGGAGGACCTCACCGTGACCGGCTTGGACGGGCGGCCCTCGCCACCGTTCGCGGCGGAGTGCACGACCGGCGCGGCGTCGTCGTCGGCGAAGCTCAGCGCCGGGGCGTCGCTGGCGGGGAACGACTCGTCGCCCGACTCGTCGACCCCACTGAGGGTGCCCTCGGCGGCCTCGTCGTCGGTGTAGTCGTGGACCGACTTGCGGAACGCGGGCTTCGCCTCGGACAGCTCGATGCGGTCCTGCGGGCGCTTCGGGCCGGCGATCGACGGCTTCACCGTCGACAGGTCCAGCTCCAGGGTCTGCGAGTAGACCGGCTCGTGCTCCGGGTCGTGCCAGAGCCCCTGCTCCTTGGCGTAGGCCTCGACGAGCGCGATCTGCTCGGCGGAGCGGCCGGTCAGCTTCAGGTAGCGGACGGTCTCGTCGTCGATCGGGAAGATCGCGGCGGTCGAGCCGAACTCCGGGCTCATGTTGCCGATGGTCGCGCGGTTGGCCAGCGGCACCGCGCCGACGCCCGCACCGTAGAACTCGACGAACTTGCCGACGACACCCTCGCGGCGGAGCATCTCGGTGATCGTCAGGACCACGTCGGTGGCGGTCACACCGGTCGGGATCTCACCGGTCAGCTTGAAGCCGAGCACCTTCGGGATGAGCATCGAGACGGGCTGGCCGAGCATGGCGGCCTCGGCCTCGATGCCGCCGACGCCCCAGCCCAGCACACCGATGCCGTTGACCATCGTGGTGTGCGAGTCGGTCCCGACCAGGGTGTCGGGGTACGCCTGCCCGTTGCGGGGCATGACCACGCGGGCCAGGTTCTCGATGTTGACCTGGTGCACGATGCCGGTGCCGGGCGGGACGACCTTGAACTCGTCGAAGGCGCCCTGGCCCCAGCGCAGGAACTGGTAGCGCTCCTTGTTGCGGCCGTACTCGAACTCGATGTTCTTCTCGAACGCGTCGGCGGTGCCGAAGAAGTCGATCATCACCGAGTGGTCGATGACCAGCTCGGCCGGCGCGAGCGGGTTGACCTTGGCGGGGTCGCCGCCCATCTCGGTCACGGCCTCGCGCATGGTCGCGAGGTCGACCACGCAGGGGACACCGGTGAAGTCCTGCATGATCACGCGGGCGGGGGTGAACTGGATCTCGGTGTCCGGCTCGGCCTGCGGGTCCCAGTTCGCCAGGGCGTTGATGTGGTCCGCCGTGACGTTGGCCCCGTCCTCGGTGCGGAGCAGGTTCTCGAGCAGGACCTTCAGGCTGAACGGCAGGCGCTGCGAGCCCTCCACCGCGGAGAGCCGGAAGATCTCGTAACCGGTGCCCCCGACGTCGAGCTGTCCTCTGGCGCCGAAGCTGTCGGTGCTGGCCACTTGGTGGTCCCTCCCGTGGTGGTGGGCGTGCTGCGTCCGGTTTCGGTGAGCGGCAGGCCGTTCGCGACCGGGCTGCTCACCGGCGTCGTGTCGGAGTCTCGCGCACCGCCTCTGACACGGCAGCGCGGACCCTGGTGACCCAAATAGTACGCCTGTCCTATAAGCCGCGCGAGGCGGGTGTGGTGCCCGTCGCGTCGCCCGAGCGGCGGACGGGAGCGCTGCGCCCGGTGTGTCGCACGTGGTCGGCGGGGCAGGAGTGGCACCCTTCGTCGCGATCAACGGGCCCTCGCACCCCGAGCGCGGCCCGTACCCGCTCCGAGGGGAGGACGACGCGTGACGCGCAAGCGTGTGCCGACGGCCGTCGGCGTGCTGGCGCTGCTCGGCGCCGTACTCCTCGCGACGCCGTCGGTCGGTGCGGCGGGTGTCGTCACCACCGCGGCGACGACCGTTCCCGGAGCGCCGGCACAGCCGCCGCCCCCGCCGCCCAACCCGGGCGACGACGAGCTGGAGCAGAGCCGGCAGGGCGTGCAGGAGCGGACCGCGGAGGTCGGCAGGCTCACCGCCCGGCTCGCCGAGCTCGACGGGCAGCTCGAACAGCTGCAGATCCAGGTCGCCGCCCGCAACGAGGAGGCGCTCGAGGCCCGCGACACCGCGGACACCGCGGGCCGGGAGGCCGAGTCGGCCGCGGCCCGCGCGCTCGACGCCCGCCGGGCCACCGAGGAGGCGGGTCGCGCGGTCGACGACGCCCGGACCCGGCTCGACTCGTTCGTCGGCGACGTCTACACCCACGGTCTCGACCTCGGCCCGCTCGGGCTGCTGTCCCGGGCGACCGACCCGCAGGACCTCGTGGACCGCGCGCGGCTGACCGACGCGCTCAGCGAGGACCAGGCCGCCGTGCTGGAACAGCTGCAGCAGGCCCGGATCGCCCAGGCCAACGCGGACTCGCTCGCGCGGGCCGCGCAGGAGGAGGCCGACCGGCGGCGCGCCGCCGCCGAGGAGGCGTCGGCCGCCGCCGACGACGCGCTGGCCTCCGCCGCCGCGTCCGCCGACGAGCAACAGGGCCGCCTCGACGGCGTGCGGGCCGAGCGGGCGGGCGTCCAGGCACGTCTGGACGCGGCCGAGAACGCCGACGCCGGGCTGCGTGCCCAGCGGCAGCGGTTCGACGCCTGGCAGGCCGAGCAGGCGCGGCTGCAGGCCGAGGCCGACCGGCGTGCCCGGCAGGAGGCCCGCAGCCGGGTCGCGCGGGAGGAGGCGCCGTCGGACTCCGGGCCGGCGCCGCGCCGTACCGGGTCGTCCGCGGTCGAGATGGTGATCGACCGCGCGATGGCGCAGATCGGCACGATCTACGCCTGGGGCGGCGGCAACTCCCGCGGCCCGACCACCGGCATCCGCGACGGCGGCGTCGCCGACTCCTACGGCGACTACAACAAGGTCGGCTTCGACTGCTCCGGGCTGATGCTCTACGCGTTCGCCGGCGCCGGCATCGACCTGCCGCGCTACAGCGGGAACCAGGCGGACGCCGGCGAGCAGGTGTCGATCTCGGACATGCAGCGCGGCGACATGCTCTCCTGGGCGGAGAACGGCCGGACCCACCACATCGCGATGTACCTGGGCGACGGCAAGATGATCGAGGCGCCGTACTCCGGGGCACGGGTGAAGATCTCGCCGGTGCGCTACGACGGGCTGAACAAGGTCACCCGGCTGCTCTGAGGGCCGCGGTCCCCGCGGAACATCGGGGACGCGGTCGTCGTTGGACCGGGCGGAACCGACACAGGGAGGTCAGATCGATGACCGAGACTGCGATCCTCGCCGGCGGCTGCTTCTGGGGCGTGCAGGAACTCCTCCGCGTGCGCCCGGGCATCGTCTCCACCAGGGTCGGGTACTCCGGCGACCCGAACACCCCGAACGCGACCTACCGCAACCACGGCGACCACGCCGAGGCCGTCGAGATCGTGTTCGACCCCGAGCGGATCGGCTACCGGGAGATCCTGGAGTTCTTCTTCCAGATCCACGACCCGTCGACGAAGGACCGGCAGGGCAACGACGTCGGGCGCAGCTACCGCTCCGCGATCTACTACACGACCGAGGAGCAGAAGGCGGTCGCGCTCGACACGATCGCCGACGTGGACGCCTCGAAGCTGTGGCCGGGGCCCGCGACCACCGACGTGGTCACGGCCGGTGACTTCTGGGAGGCCGAGCCGGAGCACCAGGACTACCTGCAGAAGTACCCCTACGGCTACACCTGCCACTTCCCGCGCCCGGACTGGGTGCTGCCGAAGCGGGCGGCCAGCACGAGCTGACCCGCCACACCGCACGGGGCCGGTCCGCGACGACGTCGCGGGTCGGCCCTGGCCGTGTGCAGAGCCCGATTCGTCACTTCTGATGAGATGCGGCCGGCACCCTGGCCGCCCGGTTAACGACACCGCCGCAACCCTCGAACCTGCAGTGACGAGCGCGGTCGCCGACACCACGCTCCCTGCAGATCGGAAGCGTCGATGACCCGGCCGCAGTACCCGTCCGACCCGCACCTTCCCCCGTCCGGGGTGCGCCCGCCCATGGACCCGCGGCACCAGCCGGACCCGCGGTACCAGCCGGACCGGCGGCACCAGGCGGGACAGCGAACCGGTGCAGGGTCGTACGGCGGGACGGCCGCACCGGTGGCCGGAGGACACCCCGGCACGGGAATCGAGCCGTGGCGTCCCGGCGAGCTCGCCGCCCCCCAGCGCGCTGCGACCGGTCTCGCCATGAAGCGTCGGCATCCCGTGGCCGTCTGGCTCGGACTCCCGCTGATCACCCTCGGGATCTACAGCCTGGTCTGGTATTACAAGATCCACCGGGAGATGGCCGAGTTCGACCCCCGCCGTCAGGTCCCGGTCGCCGGCCCGATGCTCGTCCTCCTCCTTCTGGGGTGGACGGTGATCGCTCCGCTGATCTCCTTCTACAACACCGGTCGACGCATCGCCGACGCGCAGCGGTCCGCCGGTCTGGCCGTGACCTGCAACCCGGTCGTCGGGCTGCTCCTCTGCTTCGTGTTCGGGCTGCAGACGCTGTACTACCAGGCCGAGCTGAACCGCATCGTCGACGCCTACCGCGTCCCGGAGCGCACCCAGGTCGTGCTCGCCGGCTGACCCCGCCCGAGGCCGGGTGTCAGGCCCGCCCGCGGGCCTCCGCGCGGTGCCCGTTCTCGACGGACCCCCGCACGACCTGGACCTTGTCGCCGATCTGCAGGGTGTCGAAGAACCGCTTCGCGTCGGCCCGCTGCAGCTTCACGCAGCCGGCCGACTCGCGGGACAGGTCACCGCCGTGGAAGGCGACGCCGCCGTCGGCGAAGAACACCGAGTACGGCATCCGCGCGGGCCGGCCGTCGGGGCCCGGGTACTCGCCGCTGCGGTGGTCGGCCTCCTTGCGGTAGACGCGGAAGGAGTGCCCGACCGGGGTCTCCTTGCCGGCCTCTCCCGTCGTGACCCGGAACGGGCCCCGCTCGACCGTCCCGCCGGACACGAGCCACGCCTGCCGCGTCTCGAGATCGACGCACGCCCGCACCGACGCCGAGCAGGGCGTTCCCGGCGCCGCGGGCTCCGCGTGCGCGGCCGCAGCGACCCGGCTCTGCTCGGGATCGGCCGTCGCGACCGCCGTGCCGCCGAGCCCGACACCGGTCACCAGGACCAGGCCGGTCACCACCGCCGCCCGGCGTCGCCGCCGCTCACGGTCACCCATCGCGCACCGTCCCTCCGCCGTCGCGTCCACCCCTCACCCGGACGGGTGGTGTCGCGGACCGACCTCCGGTGGACGCCCCCGGTGCGGCGGCGGTTGCCGCGGAACCCGGTCCCGCGACGAGAGGGAGGCCAGGGGCGGCGAGCGGGCGGCCCGGAGCGACGACGGTGCGCCGACCTGCGTCCTGACCCGGTGTGACGTGCGCCGGTCGTGGACCGCGTCACGCGTGATCCTCGTCGCGAGACGATGTCTCGAAGCAATAACGGGGGTACTTCTCGGTGATCGGGTCCTCACCGGCGGTCGTGGGACCCGACGACCTGATCTCGAGGAGGAACGATGCGCACAGCCGACGGCCCGGGACGCACCGGCCCACGGCCCGCCCCGGGCAGCGCCGACCGGATGCGCCGCTCGGCGGCCCGCTGGGAGGACGTGCTGGCGGTCGGGCTCGGCCTGCTCGTCGCCGTCGGCCTGCTCGTCGCCTGGATGGCGGGGACCTCCGCGCACGGCACCGTCGTCGAGCGTGGCGCCACCGAGTCAGCGGAACGCACCGCGGTGCCGGCGCAGGTCACCGACCGGACGACCGCGGTGAGCGACATGCAGACCGGTCAGCAGGCCGTCACCGTCGGCTGGACCGCTCCCGACGGAGCGGCGCGCAGCGGGGAGACCTCGGTCCCCGGGCTCTACCAGGTGGGGGACCGGATCACGGTCTGGGTGGGGCCCGACGGTGAGCTGACGCCGCCGCCGTCGACCCCCTCGGATGCCGTGACGGTCGGCGTGGCGGCCGCGTTCATGACGCTCGTCGCCTGGGGCGTGGTGCTGGCGGGTGCGGGCCATCTCGGCTTCCGCTGGACCGCGCGCCGGTTCGCGCACGCGTGGCAGGTCGACTGGGCCGACCACGAGCCGCACTGGTCGGGCCGCCGCCGCGCCTGACCCTCCCCGGCGCTCAGCCCCCGGTGGCCCGGCGTGCCCAGGACACCAGCTCCGGCACGGTCGTGCCGGGCTCGCGGGCCCAGCCGAAGTGCGGGCGCCTGCCGCCGGCCGGGAGCCGGCGGCGCGTGACGTCGGCGGAGCGGAACATCCCGATCAGCGCCTCCGCCGACGCGGGCGGGGCGAGCCGGTCGCCCTCGAAGGTCACTCCCAGGACGGGCAGGTGGACGGCCGCGATCGACGGTCCGTGGTCGACCCGCGGGGTCCCGAACGCCAGCCGCCCCGTCCGGGCCCACCGGCCCCAGTCGGCCATCTGGCCGCGCGCCTCACGCCCGGCGAAGCCGACCCGGTCGCCGGGGAAGTGCCCCAGCAACCGCGACGTGGCGACGGCCGCCTGGGTCCGCAGCAGGTGCACCGGCCCCCACGCCCGCCAGTGCACGCTGCCCGACGCGACGAGCGCGAGGCCCTCGACCCGGTCCGGGTGCCGGGCGGCGTACGCGGCCGCCAGGTGCCCGCCGAGGCTGTGCCCGACGAGCAGTACCGGCGCGCCGGGCAGCTGCTCCCGCACCGTGTCGACGGCGGCGGAGAGGTCGCCGACGAGGTCGTCGTAGCCGTGGTCGTTCCGGCGTGACGGCGGGGGAGCGGGCCGGGCCTGGTGCCCGCGCAGCTCGGTG
Proteins encoded in this window:
- a CDS encoding DUF4234 domain-containing protein, whose translation is MTRPQYPSDPHLPPSGVRPPMDPRHQPDPRYQPDRRHQAGQRTGAGSYGGTAAPVAGGHPGTGIEPWRPGELAAPQRAATGLAMKRRHPVAVWLGLPLITLGIYSLVWYYKIHREMAEFDPRRQVPVAGPMLVLLLLGWTVIAPLISFYNTGRRIADAQRSAGLAVTCNPVVGLLLCFVFGLQTLYYQAELNRIVDAYRVPERTQVVLAG
- a CDS encoding L,D-transpeptidase, encoding MGDRERRRRRAAVVTGLVLVTGVGLGGTAVATADPEQSRVAAAAHAEPAAPGTPCSASVRACVDLETRQAWLVSGGTVERGPFRVTTGEAGKETPVGHSFRVYRKEADHRSGEYPGPDGRPARMPYSVFFADGGVAFHGGDLSRESAGCVKLQRADAKRFFDTLQIGDKVQVVRGSVENGHRAEARGRA
- a CDS encoding alpha/beta fold hydrolase; this translates as MRGHQARPAPPPSRRNDHGYDDLVGDLSAAVDTVREQLPGAPVLLVGHSLGGHLAAAYAARHPDRVEGLALVASGSVHWRAWGPVHLLRTQAAVATSRLLGHFPGDRVGFAGREARGQMADWGRWARTGRLAFGTPRVDHGPSIAAVHLPVLGVTFEGDRLAPPASAEALIGMFRSADVTRRRLPAGGRRPHFGWAREPGTTVPELVSWARRATGG